The proteins below come from a single Pedobacter aquae genomic window:
- a CDS encoding prolyl oligopeptidase family serine peptidase yields the protein MIAPAEKINVLAYPDTKKESVKDDYFGTIVEDPYRWLEDDLSAETKAWVQAQNKVTQNYLTQIPYKEAIKSRLSELWNYEKFSAPFKEGAYTYFYKNDGLQNQAVLYRQADGKEPEVFLDPNKFSADGTSSLAGISFSKDGSLAAYQISEGGSDWRKVVVLKTQDKAIVGDTLIDVKFSGLAWKGNDGFYYSSYDKPAAGSQLSGLTQYHKLYFHKLGTSQKEDVLLFGGNQTPRRYIGANLTEDERFLIISAANSTTGNELYMQDLSKPNSAIVKVVDDFDNEHQVIGNKGDVLYIQTNLNAPNYKVVTANAADASPKNWKDLIPETQNVLNASTGGGRIFANYLKDATSYVVQFTMDGKKEMEIELPGVGTASGFGAKETDEELYYTFTSYIYPPTIFKYDIKNGKSEVYKASAVKFDPSLYESKQVFYTSKDGTKVPMIITYKKGVELNGKNPTLLYGYGGFSISLTPAFSTANIILLEQGGIYAVANLRGGGEYGEKWHIAGTKMQKQNVFDDFIAAAQYLIDQKYTSTDYLAISGGSNGGLLVGACITQRPDLFKVAFPAVGVLDMLRYHKFTAGAGWAYDYGTANDSKEMFTYLNKYSPYSALKAGTAYPATMVSTADHDDRVVPAHSFKFAARLQEYHKGTAPVLIRIETNAGHGAGKPTSKIIEEQADKWAFMFQNMGVSYHVVK from the coding sequence ATGATAGCCCCAGCAGAAAAGATAAATGTATTAGCCTATCCGGATACTAAAAAAGAAAGCGTAAAAGACGATTATTTTGGAACCATCGTAGAAGACCCATACCGTTGGTTAGAGGATGATTTATCTGCCGAAACCAAAGCTTGGGTACAGGCCCAAAATAAGGTAACGCAAAACTATTTAACGCAAATTCCTTATAAAGAGGCAATCAAAAGTCGTTTATCAGAACTTTGGAATTACGAGAAATTCTCGGCCCCTTTTAAAGAAGGTGCTTATACTTATTTCTATAAAAACGATGGTTTACAAAATCAAGCTGTTTTATATCGTCAGGCTGATGGAAAAGAACCTGAAGTATTTTTAGATCCTAACAAATTCTCTGCTGATGGAACCAGTTCTTTAGCAGGAATAAGTTTTTCTAAAGATGGTAGTTTGGCGGCTTATCAAATATCCGAAGGTGGTTCAGACTGGCGTAAAGTTGTAGTTCTTAAAACACAAGATAAGGCCATTGTTGGCGATACTTTGATAGATGTTAAATTCTCGGGCTTAGCCTGGAAAGGAAACGATGGTTTTTACTACAGCAGTTATGATAAACCTGCTGCCGGAAGTCAATTATCGGGTTTAACCCAATACCATAAATTGTATTTTCATAAACTTGGCACTTCCCAAAAAGAAGATGTTTTACTTTTTGGCGGTAACCAAACACCAAGAAGATACATCGGTGCAAACCTTACAGAAGATGAACGCTTCTTAATCATTTCTGCTGCAAACTCTACCACAGGTAACGAGCTTTACATGCAAGATTTAAGCAAGCCTAACAGCGCTATTGTTAAGGTGGTTGATGATTTTGATAACGAACATCAAGTAATTGGCAATAAAGGCGATGTGCTATACATCCAAACCAATTTAAATGCTCCAAATTATAAAGTAGTAACGGCTAATGCTGCCGATGCGAGTCCTAAAAACTGGAAAGATTTAATTCCAGAGACTCAAAACGTATTGAATGCTAGTACAGGAGGCGGAAGAATCTTTGCTAACTATCTTAAAGACGCTACTTCTTACGTGGTTCAATTTACTATGGATGGTAAGAAAGAAATGGAAATTGAGCTGCCTGGTGTAGGTACTGCTTCTGGTTTTGGTGCTAAAGAAACAGATGAGGAATTATATTATACTTTTACTTCTTACATCTATCCGCCAACGATATTTAAATATGATATTAAAAACGGAAAATCAGAAGTTTATAAAGCATCTGCGGTGAAATTTGACCCTTCTTTATACGAGTCTAAACAAGTTTTTTATACTTCTAAAGATGGTACCAAAGTACCTATGATTATTACTTACAAAAAAGGTGTTGAGCTAAACGGTAAAAACCCAACGCTTTTATATGGTTACGGAGGATTTAGTATCAGCCTAACGCCGGCATTTAGCACCGCAAATATTATTTTATTAGAGCAAGGCGGTATATATGCAGTAGCAAACCTTCGTGGCGGAGGCGAGTATGGCGAGAAATGGCACATTGCAGGCACTAAGATGCAAAAGCAAAATGTATTTGATGATTTTATTGCTGCTGCCCAATACCTGATAGACCAAAAATATACATCAACTGATTATTTGGCTATTTCTGGCGGTTCTAACGGTGGTTTATTGGTAGGTGCTTGTATAACACAAAGACCAGATTTATTTAAAGTTGCTTTCCCGGCTGTTGGGGTGTTAGATATGCTACGCTACCATAAATTTACGGCTGGCGCTGGTTGGGCTTATGATTATGGTACAGCTAACGATTCTAAAGAGATGTTTACTTATCTAAATAAATATTCTCCTTATAGCGCATTAAAAGCTGGTACTGCATATCCTGCTACTATGGTTAGCACTGCCGACCATGATGACCGCGTGGTACCTGCACACTCGTTTAAGTTTGCTGCTCGTTTACAAGAATACCACAAAGGTACAGCACCAGTTTTAATCAGGATTGAGACCAATGCCGGACATGGTGCTGGTAAACCAACATCAAAAATTATAGAAGAACAAGCAGATAAATGGGCTTTCATGTTCCAAAACATGGGGGTTAGTTATCATGTGGTTAAGTAA
- the rmuC gene encoding DNA recombination protein RmuC, translated as MEYIITAIIILLIAVFLFLKKPSSNTNDALWNELKAENEQLKINLAVSQQQQKSLTEEKTAVINLLKEEKQDAEFKLLGRINTLEDDKKELQDVLNAERKKIATLEESFKAQQQRLEEQKQYMAELQQRFKTEFENVANQILKEKTKEFTDVNKANLDVLLNPLKENIKAFEQKVEQTYKVEANERFTLKGTIDELIKQTKLIQDDASNLTKALKGDNKKQGNWGEMVLDKLLEGSGLIEGINYSKQAGFIAEDGNRYLPDILLNLPENKHIIIDAKVSLVAYEKLVNCDEETEREALTKLHVNSIKSHIQGLSNKNYQDLYQINSPEFVLLFIPIESSFAIAVQYDQELFDFAWNKKVVIVTPSTLLATLKTVASIWKQEQQTKNAIDIATKAGALYDKFVGFVSDIQKIGDSLDKSQKAYQDALGKLSTGNGNLVTRAEQLRKLGAKTSKLLDDKLIEE; from the coding sequence ATGGAATATATCATCACAGCCATCATTATATTACTTATAGCCGTTTTTCTTTTTCTAAAAAAGCCTTCATCAAACACCAATGATGCTTTATGGAATGAATTAAAAGCAGAAAACGAGCAGTTAAAGATTAATCTGGCGGTTAGTCAGCAACAACAGAAAAGCTTAACAGAAGAAAAAACTGCTGTTATAAATCTCTTAAAAGAAGAAAAGCAAGATGCCGAGTTTAAACTTTTAGGGAGGATAAATACCTTAGAAGATGATAAAAAGGAGCTTCAAGATGTTTTAAATGCTGAGCGTAAAAAAATTGCAACATTAGAAGAATCTTTCAAAGCACAACAACAGCGCTTAGAAGAGCAAAAACAATACATGGCCGAGTTACAACAGCGCTTTAAAACCGAATTTGAAAATGTTGCTAATCAAATCCTGAAAGAGAAAACCAAAGAATTTACGGATGTAAACAAAGCTAATTTGGATGTTTTGTTAAATCCTTTGAAAGAAAACATAAAAGCTTTTGAGCAAAAAGTAGAGCAAACTTATAAAGTAGAAGCTAACGAACGCTTTACCTTAAAAGGCACTATAGACGAGTTGATAAAACAAACCAAACTGATACAAGATGATGCCAGTAACCTTACCAAAGCTTTAAAAGGTGATAACAAAAAGCAAGGTAACTGGGGCGAGATGGTTTTAGATAAACTTTTAGAAGGCTCGGGCTTAATAGAAGGTATCAATTATAGCAAACAAGCGGGTTTTATTGCCGAAGATGGAAACCGTTATCTGCCCGATATTTTATTAAACCTGCCAGAAAATAAACACATCATTATAGATGCTAAAGTTTCTTTAGTGGCCTATGAAAAACTGGTTAATTGCGATGAAGAGACAGAACGTGAAGCTTTAACCAAACTACATGTAAACTCTATAAAAAGCCATATCCAAGGTTTAAGCAATAAAAACTATCAAGATTTATATCAGATAAACTCTCCAGAATTTGTGTTGTTATTTATCCCTATAGAGTCTTCTTTTGCTATTGCCGTACAGTACGACCAAGAGTTGTTTGACTTTGCGTGGAATAAGAAAGTAGTTATTGTAACACCATCAACCCTATTGGCTACTTTAAAAACGGTAGCTTCTATCTGGAAACAAGAACAACAAACCAAAAACGCCATTGATATAGCTACAAAAGCAGGCGCTTTGTACGATAAGTTTGTAGGTTTTGTAAGCGATATTCAGAAAATTGGCGATAGCTTAGATAAATCTCAAAAGGCTTATCAAGATGCTTTAGGGAAGTTAAGTACTGGTAATGGCAATTTGGTTACCCGGGCAGAACAGCTTAGGAAATTAGGAGCTAAAACTTCTAAACTATTGGATGATAAATTGATAGAAGAGTAG
- a CDS encoding M61 family metallopeptidase — protein MVKKLSLLIALSLNGFRIWAQENPISYTLSLNNAVHHEAQISLVIPNPPQDSFVVKMARSSPGRYATHEFGKNVYDVLAYQADGKQLKIKQIEGDAFQISGHQGSVKITYTLFGNRVDGTYVGIDHRHAHLNIPASFMFVPALQERPIDLKILLPNKQWQVYTQLPVDSGIYKAKNLQYFMDSPIEISAATMKSFDVLNKDGSAQKIKIVYHGAAADSTLQDLTSKTKKIVKEAEAVFGELPQFDFKEYTFLIDVLPSNASDGMEHRNSTVIPQQAANLESSISDVLSTISHEFFHAWNVERIRPKTLEPFNFEKANMSDELWFAEGFTQYYGELLQARAGVTSIDDFLNNQGYFLNSVLNSPGANRYSPIEISRRAVFVDAGVAIDPTNNHNIYSSYYLYGNIIALALDLSLQSQFNLSLDDYMKLLWQKHGKTEIPYTVADLQQTLATLTSDDFAKTFFANYIYGIQKPNYRALLAKAGYDLNRTKPFAAYVGNLRFNSENGKLKLLSSALFNTPIYDAGIAAGDYILSADSTNFSKSEDFEAFLATKKPGEQITLTYERDGKVKNTLLTLTYNPTLGLNTYEKLGMELTPEILAFREKWLKSKSIE, from the coding sequence ATGGTGAAAAAATTATCTCTTTTAATTGCTCTTAGTTTAAATGGTTTCAGAATATGGGCACAAGAAAACCCAATTTCTTATACCCTTTCCTTAAATAATGCGGTACATCACGAAGCTCAAATTAGTTTAGTAATACCTAACCCGCCACAAGATAGTTTTGTAGTAAAAATGGCAAGGTCTTCGCCCGGAAGATACGCCACTCACGAGTTTGGTAAAAATGTTTACGATGTTTTGGCCTATCAAGCTGATGGAAAACAGCTAAAAATCAAACAAATTGAAGGCGATGCTTTCCAAATTTCCGGACATCAAGGTAGCGTTAAAATTACCTATACCTTATTTGGTAACCGGGTAGATGGTACTTATGTAGGCATAGATCATCGCCATGCACATTTGAATATTCCAGCTTCTTTTATGTTTGTGCCGGCATTGCAAGAAAGACCAATCGACTTAAAAATTTTACTGCCTAATAAGCAATGGCAAGTTTATACGCAATTACCTGTAGATAGTGGTATCTATAAAGCCAAAAATCTACAGTATTTTATGGATAGCCCCATAGAAATATCAGCAGCTACAATGAAAAGTTTTGATGTTTTAAATAAAGATGGTAGCGCCCAAAAAATTAAAATTGTTTACCATGGTGCTGCCGCCGATTCTACTTTGCAGGATTTAACCTCAAAAACCAAAAAAATTGTTAAAGAAGCGGAGGCTGTTTTTGGCGAGTTGCCTCAGTTTGATTTTAAAGAGTATACTTTTCTAATTGATGTTTTACCTAGTAACGCCTCAGACGGGATGGAGCACCGCAACTCAACCGTTATTCCGCAGCAAGCAGCAAATTTAGAGAGTAGTATTTCTGATGTTCTAAGCACCATCTCACACGAGTTTTTCCACGCTTGGAATGTAGAACGTATCAGACCTAAAACTTTAGAACCTTTTAATTTCGAAAAAGCCAATATGAGTGATGAGTTATGGTTTGCAGAAGGCTTTACACAATATTATGGCGAATTATTACAGGCAAGAGCTGGCGTTACCAGCATTGATGATTTTCTAAACAACCAAGGTTATTTCTTAAATAGCGTACTCAACTCGCCAGGAGCAAACCGTTACTCGCCCATAGAAATAAGCAGAAGAGCTGTTTTTGTAGATGCTGGCGTGGCTATAGATCCAACCAATAATCATAACATATATAGTTCTTATTATCTTTACGGCAATATCATCGCTTTAGCCTTAGATTTAAGCTTACAAAGCCAGTTTAATCTTTCTTTAGATGATTATATGAAACTGCTTTGGCAAAAGCATGGCAAAACAGAAATCCCATATACAGTTGCAGATTTACAACAAACTTTAGCAACACTTACCAGTGATGATTTTGCTAAAACTTTCTTCGCCAACTACATCTATGGCATACAAAAACCCAATTATAGAGCTTTGTTAGCTAAAGCCGGATACGACTTAAATCGTACCAAACCATTTGCTGCTTATGTAGGGAATCTAAGATTTAACTCCGAAAATGGGAAACTTAAATTACTTTCTTCAGCATTGTTTAACACCCCTATTTATGATGCAGGTATAGCAGCAGGCGATTATATTTTAAGTGCCGATAGTACAAACTTCTCTAAGTCTGAAGACTTTGAAGCTTTTTTGGCCACCAAAAAACCTGGCGAGCAAATTACCCTCACTTATGAAAGAGATGGAAAAGTTAAAAATACTTTACTTACCTTAACTTATAATCCAACTTTAGGCTTAAATACTTATGAAAAGCTGGGTATGGAATTAACACCAGAGATTCTTGCTTTTAGAGAGAAATGGCTCAAATCAAAATCAATAGAATAA
- a CDS encoding M20/M25/M40 family metallo-hydrolase translates to MIKKIIYTVSLGMAFSACQAQPIPNVKLHVKDVEAHIKTLSADDMRGRNALVKEDIAKAANYIAYQFEQAGLQPFNGLNYYFQNFKYQKLDLYNVVGVVPGNSLKDEYVIFSAHYDHIGLIKPTGKDSIANGADDDASGVAAVLELAKYFAQKKDNERTLIFVAFTAEEIGGYGSQFFSKQLNPDKVKAMFNIEMIGKESKFGKKNAFITGFNHSDFGQILQKNLKGSEFTFHPDPYPEQNLFYRSDNATLARLGVPAHTISTVQIDKDNFYHTVDDEIETLDAENVTETIKAIIISATSIIKGDDTPNRVSLKK, encoded by the coding sequence ATGATAAAGAAGATAATTTATACAGTTTCTTTAGGGATGGCTTTCTCGGCTTGCCAAGCACAACCCATACCCAACGTTAAGCTTCATGTAAAAGATGTAGAGGCTCATATTAAAACGCTTTCCGCGGATGATATGCGTGGCAGAAATGCCTTGGTGAAGGAAGACATTGCTAAAGCAGCAAATTACATTGCTTATCAGTTTGAGCAGGCAGGCTTACAACCCTTTAATGGCTTAAACTACTATTTTCAGAATTTTAAGTACCAAAAACTAGATTTATATAATGTTGTAGGTGTAGTGCCCGGTAATTCTCTAAAAGATGAATATGTAATTTTTTCTGCTCATTATGATCATATCGGGCTTATTAAGCCAACGGGAAAAGATTCTATTGCCAACGGTGCAGATGATGATGCCTCTGGTGTAGCCGCAGTTTTAGAACTGGCTAAATATTTTGCGCAAAAAAAGGATAACGAAAGAACCTTAATTTTTGTGGCTTTTACAGCAGAAGAAATTGGCGGATACGGTTCTCAATTTTTCTCCAAGCAATTAAATCCCGATAAGGTGAAGGCTATGTTTAACATAGAAATGATAGGTAAAGAATCAAAATTTGGGAAGAAAAACGCTTTTATAACAGGTTTTAATCATTCTGATTTTGGGCAAATTTTACAGAAAAATTTAAAAGGTAGCGAGTTTACTTTTCATCCAGACCCATATCCAGAGCAAAACTTGTTTTACCGTTCTGATAATGCCACTTTAGCGAGATTAGGTGTGCCAGCACATACCATTTCTACCGTACAAATAGATAAAGACAATTTCTACCATACCGTAGATGATGAAATTGAAACTCTGGATGCTGAAAATGTTACAGAAACCATTAAAGCTATCATCATTAGCGCAACATCAATTATTAAAGGAGACGATACGCCAAACAGGGTATCACTAAAAAAATAA
- a CDS encoding S9 family peptidase produces the protein MKNNFQKMSKIVLAVLLFISFLNVKAQFGPGTQWSQDGFTYYEINDKGIVEIDIRNPKNETTILSTAALTPPNGKPLDVKRFSLSYDKKKLLLHTNTVKVWRYDTRGDYWVYDTQSKKLQQLGKDKPVSSLMFAKFSPDGTRVAYVSKNNIYVEELASGRNKALTTDGANKLINGTFDWVYEEEFGCRDGFRWSPNGQSIAYWQLDARKTKDYLMINNTDSLYPFTIPVEYPVVGEDPSRCRIGVVSSGGGPTKWMAVPGDAVQHYIPRMEWANNNNQLIIQQLNRRQNISKVMLCNAIDGKVKTIYEEKETAWIDIKSRWNDDDPTGWDWIKEGKEYIWVSEKDGWRHIYSIGLDGKEKLITKGDYDIINISLIDEKNGLIYFTASPDNATETYLYRVKIDGSSKAVRVSPANQAGTHDYDISPNGKVALHSFSSTANYPVSQVVTLPEHKIISEKETPARFKSMKLPQVEFFKVKTEDGIEMDGWMVKPNNFDPSKKYPVVFYVYGEPASQTVVNRFGMGLNRLYVGNMANDGYIYMSVEGRGAPAPKGREWRKSIYRNIGILNIRDQAMAAKEILKWPYVDKDRIAVWGWSGGGSSTLNLLFQYPEIYKTGISIAAVDNQLNYDNIYQERYMGLLPEDKEFFVKGSPLAHASKLQGNLLLIHGTGDDNVHYNNAEQMINELIKHNKTFQMMSYPNRSHSISEGEGTTKHLASTFTKFLKEHCPPGGK, from the coding sequence ATGAAAAATAACTTTCAGAAAATGAGTAAAATAGTTTTAGCTGTTTTATTATTCATCAGTTTTTTAAATGTAAAAGCACAATTTGGACCTGGCACACAGTGGTCGCAAGATGGCTTTACTTACTATGAAATTAATGATAAGGGTATCGTAGAAATAGATATCAGAAACCCTAAAAACGAAACCACTATTTTAAGCACAGCGGCTTTAACTCCGCCCAACGGCAAACCTTTAGACGTTAAAAGGTTTAGTTTAAGTTATGATAAAAAGAAGTTATTACTGCACACCAATACCGTAAAAGTATGGCGTTATGATACCCGTGGCGATTACTGGGTTTATGATACACAAAGCAAAAAATTGCAGCAGTTGGGTAAAGACAAACCTGTATCATCTTTAATGTTTGCTAAATTCTCTCCAGATGGTACCCGTGTAGCTTATGTAAGTAAAAACAATATTTATGTGGAGGAATTGGCTAGCGGAAGAAATAAAGCCTTAACTACCGATGGGGCTAACAAACTCATTAACGGTACTTTTGATTGGGTTTATGAAGAAGAATTTGGTTGTAGAGATGGTTTTAGATGGTCGCCAAACGGGCAATCTATAGCTTACTGGCAATTAGACGCTCGTAAAACCAAAGATTATCTGATGATTAATAATACTGATTCTTTGTATCCTTTCACCATTCCGGTAGAATATCCAGTGGTGGGCGAAGACCCTAGCCGATGCCGTATTGGTGTAGTATCATCTGGCGGCGGACCAACAAAGTGGATGGCTGTACCTGGCGATGCTGTACAGCATTATATCCCACGTATGGAATGGGCCAACAACAACAATCAGTTAATTATACAGCAATTAAACCGCAGACAAAACATCAGTAAGGTGATGCTTTGCAATGCCATAGACGGTAAAGTAAAAACCATTTATGAAGAAAAAGAAACCGCTTGGATAGATATTAAATCTAGATGGAATGATGACGACCCTACAGGTTGGGATTGGATAAAAGAAGGTAAAGAATACATTTGGGTGAGCGAGAAAGACGGATGGCGCCATATTTACAGTATTGGTTTAGATGGTAAAGAAAAATTAATCACCAAAGGAGATTACGATATCATCAATATCAGTTTAATTGATGAAAAAAACGGACTGATTTACTTTACAGCCTCGCCAGACAATGCCACAGAAACTTATCTATATCGTGTTAAAATTGATGGAAGCAGTAAAGCTGTAAGGGTTAGTCCGGCAAACCAAGCTGGCACACATGATTATGATATATCGCCAAACGGAAAAGTAGCTTTACATAGCTTTTCTAGTACGGCAAACTACCCGGTTTCACAAGTGGTAACTTTGCCAGAACACAAAATTATATCAGAAAAAGAAACTCCGGCAAGGTTTAAATCTATGAAACTACCGCAGGTAGAGTTTTTTAAAGTAAAAACAGAAGATGGTATTGAAATGGACGGCTGGATGGTAAAACCTAACAATTTTGACCCTTCAAAGAAATATCCTGTTGTATTTTATGTTTATGGCGAGCCAGCATCGCAAACCGTGGTAAACAGGTTTGGAATGGGCCTTAACCGATTATATGTAGGTAATATGGCCAATGATGGTTACATCTATATGTCTGTTGAGGGACGTGGCGCACCAGCTCCAAAAGGCAGAGAATGGCGCAAATCTATCTATAGAAATATTGGTATTTTAAACATCAGAGACCAAGCTATGGCAGCTAAAGAGATTTTAAAATGGCCTTATGTAGATAAAGATCGTATAGCTGTTTGGGGTTGGAGTGGTGGTGGCTCTTCTACCTTAAATCTTTTATTTCAATATCCTGAGATTTACAAAACCGGAATTTCTATTGCTGCCGTAGATAATCAGCTTAATTATGATAACATTTATCAGGAGCGTTATATGGGCTTATTGCCAGAAGATAAAGAGTTTTTTGTAAAAGGCTCGCCACTAGCACACGCTAGCAAATTACAAGGCAATTTATTATTGATACATGGCACTGGCGATGATAATGTGCATTATAACAATGCAGAACAAATGATAAATGAATTAATCAAACACAATAAAACCTTCCAAATGATGAGCTATCCTAACAGAAGCCATAGCATATCTGAAGGCGAGGGAACTACAAAACATTTAGCAAGTACTTTTACTAAATTCTTGAAAGAGCATTGCCCTCCGGGAGGGAAATAG
- a CDS encoding single-stranded DNA-binding protein has product MSGINKVILVGHLGKDPEVRHLEGNVTVASFPLATSETYNKDGKRIEQTEWHNIVMWRGLADVASKYLQKGKLVYIEGKLRTRSFEDKEGHKKYTTEVVAENFTMLGRKSDFENGTNGTTAQADKSDNPAAASNFSLDPVDDDLPF; this is encoded by the coding sequence ATGTCAGGTATCAACAAGGTTATTTTAGTTGGCCACTTAGGGAAAGACCCAGAAGTTAGGCATTTAGAGGGAAATGTTACCGTAGCTAGTTTCCCTTTGGCTACATCAGAAACTTATAATAAAGACGGTAAAAGAATAGAACAAACCGAGTGGCATAACATTGTAATGTGGCGTGGTCTTGCCGATGTTGCATCTAAATACTTGCAAAAAGGCAAACTGGTTTATATTGAAGGTAAGTTAAGAACTCGCTCTTTTGAAGATAAAGAAGGGCATAAAAAGTACACCACAGAAGTTGTAGCAGAAAATTTCACGATGCTTGGTAGAAAAAGCGATTTTGAAAATGGTACTAACGGAACAACGGCTCAGGCCGATAAAAGTGATAATCCAGCAGCGGCATCTAACTTTAGTTTAGACCCTGTTGATGACGATTTACCTTTTTAA
- the mutY gene encoding A/G-specific adenine glycosylase, whose amino-acid sequence MKFSDILMHWYRANKRDLPWRDTHDAYLIWLSEIILQQTRVEQGMPYYFKFAERFPTVKAFAEASEDEVLRLWQGLGYYSRGRNMLKTAIKVMEEHGGIFPSDYTSLIKLTGIGAYTAAAISSFSANEARAVVDGNVYRLISRHFGVETPINTPKGNKEFQELANELLNPYLAGEHNQAMIEFGALQCKPKNPNCSICPFITSCYAYQHKKISELPVKLKTLKIKQRFFSYFVVRKENDILLKRRDNSDIWAGLHDFPMIEFNQEPTLAELKSHPNYSLWFPSDAKIEAVSFPIKHILTHQRIFSTFIEIDSINEEIVQENGWLWLNLNDLDQYAQPKLIFAFLKKYLN is encoded by the coding sequence ATGAAATTTTCTGACATCTTAATGCATTGGTATAGAGCAAATAAGAGAGACTTACCTTGGCGGGATACCCATGATGCTTATTTAATTTGGCTTTCTGAGATTATACTCCAACAAACACGGGTAGAACAAGGAATGCCTTATTATTTCAAGTTTGCAGAACGTTTCCCAACAGTAAAAGCTTTTGCCGAAGCCTCTGAAGATGAGGTTTTACGTCTTTGGCAAGGGTTAGGATATTACTCTAGAGGGAGAAATATGCTTAAAACTGCCATAAAAGTTATGGAAGAGCATGGTGGTATTTTCCCGTCTGACTATACTTCTTTGATTAAGCTAACAGGTATTGGAGCTTATACTGCCGCTGCAATATCATCATTTTCTGCAAACGAAGCCCGGGCAGTTGTAGATGGCAATGTATATAGATTGATTTCTAGGCACTTTGGTGTAGAAACACCTATCAACACGCCAAAAGGGAATAAAGAGTTTCAGGAGCTTGCAAATGAATTATTAAACCCATATTTGGCCGGAGAGCATAACCAAGCCATGATTGAGTTTGGTGCTTTACAATGTAAACCCAAAAATCCTAACTGTAGCATTTGTCCTTTTATAACTTCTTGCTATGCTTATCAACACAAAAAAATTAGTGAATTGCCGGTTAAGCTTAAAACCTTAAAGATAAAGCAGCGCTTCTTTTCTTATTTTGTAGTGAGGAAGGAGAATGATATCCTACTTAAAAGAAGAGATAACAGCGATATATGGGCTGGTTTACATGATTTCCCAATGATAGAGTTTAACCAAGAACCTACACTGGCAGAGTTAAAATCGCATCCTAATTACTCGTTATGGTTTCCTTCAGATGCTAAAATAGAAGCTGTTTCTTTTCCTATTAAACATATTTTAACGCATCAAAGAATTTTTAGCACATTTATTGAAATTGATAGTATTAATGAAGAAATTGTGCAAGAGAACGGATGGTTATGGCTGAATTTAAACGACTTAGACCAATACGCACAACCTAAATTAATTTTTGCTTTTTTAAAAAAATACTTAAATTGA
- a CDS encoding HU family DNA-binding protein, translating to MTKAEIIAEIANKTGIEKVDVQETVEAFFKVVKNSMVSGENVYVRGFGSFVVKKRAEKTARNISKNTAIIIPEHFVPSFKPAKVFVDKVKSGNKASVKA from the coding sequence ATGACAAAGGCAGAGATAATTGCTGAAATTGCAAATAAGACAGGAATTGAGAAAGTTGATGTGCAAGAAACCGTAGAGGCATTCTTTAAAGTGGTTAAGAACTCAATGGTAAGTGGAGAAAATGTTTATGTTAGAGGTTTTGGAAGTTTTGTTGTTAAAAAGAGAGCAGAAAAAACAGCTAGAAATATTTCTAAAAATACAGCAATAATTATCCCAGAGCACTTTGTGCCAAGTTTTAAACCTGCAAAAGTATTTGTAGACAAAGTAAAATCAGGTAATAAAGCATCAGTTAAAGCTTAA